A window from Pseudomonas frederiksbergensis encodes these proteins:
- a CDS encoding restriction endonuclease subunit S gives MMDRFGFEQYESYAESNVRWIGKLPSHWKVERSKWLFSDRKERARRGEPQLAATQKYGVIPQSQFMEIEGRRVTQVFLDFDILKHVESGDFVMSMRSFQGGIEYSEHTGCVSSAYVALRPGPRVEPAFFRYLLKSTRYIEALQSTSNLVRDGQALRFDNFSAVDLFIVPIEEQRSIATFLDEKCAKIDVAVKIKEDQITLLRERRQIIIQEAVNRGLNSATPLKDSGIDWIGQIPAHWEVRRSKFVFTQRKELARKDDIQLSATQSYGVIPQEKFEELVGRRVVKIQTNLEKRKHVELDDFVISMRSFQGGLERAWAAGCIRSSYIILRPHEEICPTFFGYLFKSPRYIKALQTTASFIRDGQDLTFENFAMVDLFLPPINEQREIADEIKRKCEKVENGIAIKERQIAALKEYKASLINAAVTGKIKVI, from the coding sequence ATGATGGATAGGTTTGGGTTCGAGCAGTACGAAAGCTACGCAGAAAGTAATGTTAGATGGATTGGTAAATTACCATCGCATTGGAAAGTTGAGCGAAGCAAATGGCTTTTTTCTGACCGCAAAGAGCGCGCAAGACGGGGCGAGCCACAACTTGCAGCTACTCAAAAATACGGCGTGATTCCTCAATCGCAATTCATGGAGATTGAGGGACGCCGAGTGACCCAAGTCTTTCTTGATTTTGACATTCTAAAACATGTTGAATCTGGCGACTTCGTGATGAGCATGCGTAGCTTCCAGGGCGGAATTGAGTACTCTGAACACACGGGGTGCGTTAGTTCAGCATATGTCGCTTTGCGACCTGGACCGCGCGTAGAGCCAGCCTTTTTTCGCTATCTACTTAAAAGCACCAGATATATTGAGGCCCTACAAAGCACATCCAATCTAGTGCGTGATGGGCAGGCGCTTCGCTTTGACAACTTCTCGGCGGTCGACCTATTCATCGTTCCCATTGAGGAGCAGCGTTCGATCGCGACATTCTTGGACGAGAAGTGCGCCAAGATCGATGTAGCTGTGAAGATCAAGGAAGACCAGATCACGCTGCTACGCGAGCGGCGTCAGATCATCATTCAGGAAGCCGTAAACCGCGGCCTGAATTCCGCCACTCCATTGAAAGACAGCGGCATCGACTGGATTGGCCAAATCCCAGCGCATTGGGAGGTGCGGCGCAGCAAGTTTGTCTTCACGCAACGCAAAGAGTTGGCGCGAAAGGATGACATTCAGCTTTCTGCCACCCAATCCTATGGGGTTATTCCTCAAGAGAAGTTTGAGGAGCTGGTTGGTCGCAGGGTCGTGAAAATCCAGACGAACCTCGAAAAACGCAAGCACGTAGAGTTGGACGACTTCGTGATCAGCATGCGCAGCTTCCAAGGCGGCCTGGAGCGAGCTTGGGCGGCGGGCTGCATCAGGTCCTCCTACATTATTTTGCGACCGCACGAGGAGATTTGCCCGACCTTCTTCGGCTACCTTTTCAAAAGCCCTCGATATATTAAAGCCCTGCAAACAACTGCAAGCTTCATTCGCGACGGGCAAGACTTGACCTTCGAAAATTTCGCGATGGTCGACCTTTTCCTTCCACCCATCAATGAACAGCGTGAGATTGCGGACGAAATCAAAAGAAAATGCGAGAAGGTTGAGAATGGTATTGCCATCAAAGAACGCCAGATCGCCGCGCTCAAGGAATACAAAGCCAGCCTAATCAACGCGGCCGTCACCGGCAAGATCAAGGTTATTTAA
- a CDS encoding YfjI family protein gives MQLCEAFDLPQPLLEYRPEPLAYPVEALGQILGPAVERMAEVIGVPCAMAAQSVLATAALVAQSHANVHLDGRVYPLSLYMLTVASSGDRKSAVDHLALAAAREWERRQWALYLEQLKSNRAAIRGKHEARELSDPIPPRLIIAEPTIEALIKNLCQGLPSMGLFNDEGGQFLGSSTMSKENQLKAITTLSALWDGSPIDRARSMPGESLRAYDRRLSLHLMLQPYLATQLLTDRMINGQGILGRCLISWPERLVGRRLYKAVDLTRDARIQRYQARITALLDKPLSLHNDGSLNPDRLELTPSARGAWIDIHDTIECQSGEFGELAGIQSVAGKAAANVLRIAGVLAVIEDAPVVDEPHIQRASTLMDYYLAEIQRLTEQEPINKLREEADRLLRWLTQKGWTQFTVRDLNRNGPRFARKSSHHTITLLVELISHSWLDSSDGKTFEVRHVPPQ, from the coding sequence ATGCAATTGTGCGAAGCGTTTGACCTGCCACAGCCGCTGCTGGAATACCGGCCCGAGCCGCTGGCGTATCCGGTCGAAGCGTTGGGACAGATATTAGGACCAGCCGTCGAACGCATGGCAGAGGTGATCGGCGTGCCCTGCGCCATGGCTGCGCAATCGGTGTTGGCCACTGCCGCCCTGGTGGCCCAGTCGCACGCCAATGTGCATCTCGATGGCCGTGTTTATCCGTTGTCCCTGTACATGCTGACGGTGGCATCGTCGGGTGATCGGAAAAGCGCAGTGGATCATCTGGCGCTGGCGGCTGCGCGTGAGTGGGAGCGGCGGCAGTGGGCGTTGTATTTGGAACAACTGAAATCCAATCGCGCCGCCATTCGAGGAAAGCACGAAGCTCGTGAGTTATCCGACCCCATACCGCCCAGGTTGATCATCGCCGAGCCCACCATTGAGGCGCTGATCAAAAACCTATGCCAGGGCTTGCCCAGCATGGGGTTATTCAACGATGAGGGCGGCCAGTTTCTGGGCAGCAGCACCATGAGCAAAGAGAACCAACTCAAGGCCATCACCACCCTGTCAGCACTCTGGGACGGCAGCCCCATCGACCGGGCGCGCTCCATGCCTGGCGAAAGCCTGCGAGCTTATGATCGTCGCCTCAGTCTGCATCTGATGCTGCAACCTTACCTGGCCACCCAGCTACTCACAGACCGGATGATCAACGGCCAAGGCATCCTTGGCCGTTGCCTGATCAGTTGGCCCGAACGCCTAGTGGGGCGACGCTTGTACAAGGCGGTCGACCTTACGCGAGATGCCAGGATCCAGCGCTACCAAGCGCGCATTACCGCTCTGCTGGATAAGCCGCTGTCGCTACACAACGACGGCTCACTTAACCCTGACAGGCTGGAACTGACACCCAGCGCTCGCGGTGCCTGGATCGATATTCACGACACCATCGAATGCCAATCTGGTGAGTTTGGCGAGCTGGCCGGCATTCAATCTGTCGCCGGGAAAGCAGCCGCCAATGTACTGCGTATCGCCGGGGTATTGGCGGTGATTGAAGACGCGCCCGTAGTGGACGAACCCCATATCCAGCGCGCCTCGACGCTGATGGATTACTACCTGGCCGAAATCCAGCGCCTGACGGAGCAAGAACCCATCAACAAGTTACGCGAGGAGGCGGATCGACTGCTGCGCTGGCTGACGCAAAAAGGCTGGACCCAATTTACCGTCCGCGACCTCAATCGCAATGGCCCCCGCTTTGCCCGCAAAAGCAGTCATCACACCATTACGCTGCTGGTCGAATTGATCTCACATAGCTGGCTGGACTCTTCTGACGGAAAGACCTTCGAGGTGCGCCATGTTCCGCCTCAATGA
- a CDS encoding integrase domain-containing protein, translating to MALVGRRDGRNFGYGRQLSYAGPQALKDLFAGGHFATVKAHSDRWQAFVKWCRSADGPGYNDARQIDRSTLHSYATHLRQQIQQGEICIATAQNRLSSVNRTLAALRGDQYVKIASPSKALGMQRSSVRTRAPNGQDHQQLSRVIEALREQQHHRVAAIVCLARATGMRLRETILADLPRLQREAKHLGRINIQDGTKGGRAGASAARWIIANNEVKAALQMARHASPPHSRNLLAEGESYAKFQQQTVRPARELLQKLGLKGVHEFRAAYACERYIQLTGHAAPVNGGRCYRIDHALDQSARRQISLELGHNRIEVVSAYIGGRA from the coding sequence ATGGCATTGGTCGGCCGACGTGACGGGCGCAACTTTGGCTACGGCCGTCAGCTCAGCTATGCCGGCCCACAAGCGCTGAAAGATCTGTTTGCCGGCGGCCACTTCGCTACGGTCAAAGCACACAGTGATCGCTGGCAGGCTTTCGTGAAGTGGTGTCGGTCAGCGGACGGCCCCGGTTACAACGACGCCCGCCAGATAGATCGCAGTACCTTGCACAGCTACGCCACACACCTGCGTCAGCAAATCCAACAAGGTGAAATCTGCATCGCCACCGCGCAGAACCGCCTGAGTAGCGTAAACCGTACCCTCGCAGCACTACGCGGCGACCAGTACGTGAAAATCGCCAGCCCGAGCAAGGCACTCGGCATGCAGCGATCAAGCGTACGCACCCGCGCACCGAATGGCCAAGATCACCAACAACTGAGTCGAGTGATTGAAGCGCTTCGCGAACAGCAACACCACCGCGTCGCTGCGATTGTCTGCTTGGCCCGCGCAACCGGCATGCGCTTGCGCGAAACGATCTTGGCTGACCTGCCACGTTTGCAACGTGAGGCTAAACACTTAGGCCGCATCAATATTCAGGATGGGACCAAAGGCGGCCGGGCTGGAGCTTCAGCAGCGCGCTGGATCATCGCAAATAACGAGGTTAAGGCAGCCTTGCAGATGGCTCGTCACGCCTCGCCACCCCACAGCCGCAATTTGCTGGCCGAAGGTGAAAGCTACGCCAAGTTCCAGCAACAGACGGTGAGGCCAGCCCGTGAATTGCTTCAGAAGCTGGGACTGAAGGGGGTTCATGAATTTCGAGCGGCTTATGCGTGCGAGCGCTACATACAGCTCACGGGCCACGCGGCCCCCGTCAATGGTGGCCGATGCTATCGCATCGACCACGCTCTGGACCAAAGCGCGCGACGGCAAATTAGTCTTGAGCTTGGGCACAATCGAATCGAGGTGGTTTCGGCTTACATTGGGGGTAGAGCGTGA
- a CDS encoding type I restriction-modification system subunit M, whose amino-acid sequence MNHYAHTKLVSFIWSIADDCLRDVYVRGKYRDVILPMVVLRRLDTLLEPTKAEVLEEVRFQKGEMKATELDDAPLKAASGYVFFNTSKWTLKLLHATATNNQQILLANVEDYLNGFSDNVKEIISRFKLLEQMRHMANKQVLLDVLEKFISPYINLTPHQVEDPDGNTLPALSNLGMGYVFEELIRKFNEDNNEEAGEHFTPREVIHLMTHLVFDPIKDRLPPVMTIYDPACGSGGMLTESQNYVIDPDGLIKATGDVYLYGKEINDETYAICKSDMMIKGNNPENIKVGSTLSTDEFAAQRFDFMLSNPPYGKSWNSELKYIKDGNDVIDPRFKVELNNYWGTRETKDATPRSNDGQLLFLMDMVGKMKSTKDSSIGSRIASVHNGSSLFAGDAGSGESNIRRHIIENDLLDTIIQLPNNLFYNTGITTYIWLLTNAKPAARQGKVQLIDANPLFRKLRKNLGDKNCEFAPEHVEEITSAYLAFQSVERKLDANGDPTGIAVQIYDNTDFGYHKVTIERPDRRRAQFSAERLAPLRFDKSLREPMEYLWEAHGEAVYEPGFLNAHAKPVMEWCEEQGITLNAKARAKLIDTANWKRLRELLDHGHQLMQAIGTDETADYNEFCDRISKVLKTRKIKLSATEKNAILNAVSWYAEDAEKVIDKSLRFTDLELASVAAQLGCDVSALGDFGFYAQADGTWLTYASNTDLRDSESVPLKDSIHGYFLAEVRPYVEEAWINLDSVKIGYEISFNKYFHYHKPLRSLGEVTADILTLEQQADGLISDILGVPMAALSEVG is encoded by the coding sequence ATGAACCATTACGCACATACCAAACTTGTCTCATTCATTTGGTCTATCGCGGATGACTGCCTTCGCGACGTTTACGTCCGGGGCAAATACCGTGACGTCATCCTGCCGATGGTTGTTCTGCGTCGCCTCGATACTCTCCTCGAGCCCACCAAGGCCGAAGTCCTGGAGGAGGTCCGCTTTCAGAAAGGCGAAATGAAGGCGACTGAGCTGGACGATGCACCGCTAAAGGCGGCCTCTGGCTACGTATTCTTCAACACGAGCAAATGGACACTGAAGCTGCTGCATGCAACCGCCACTAACAACCAACAGATACTGCTGGCCAACGTGGAAGACTACTTGAACGGGTTCAGCGACAACGTCAAAGAGATCATCTCGCGCTTCAAGCTACTGGAGCAGATGCGGCACATGGCAAACAAGCAGGTCTTACTGGACGTGCTAGAAAAGTTTATCTCGCCCTACATCAACCTCACGCCACATCAGGTCGAAGACCCTGACGGTAACACCCTGCCAGCCCTCAGCAACCTCGGCATGGGCTATGTCTTCGAAGAGCTGATCCGCAAGTTCAATGAAGATAACAACGAGGAGGCGGGCGAGCACTTTACTCCGCGTGAAGTGATCCACCTTATGACCCACCTGGTCTTCGACCCGATCAAGGATCGGCTGCCCCCCGTTATGACCATCTATGACCCCGCCTGTGGTAGCGGCGGCATGCTAACGGAGTCGCAGAACTACGTCATTGACCCCGATGGTTTGATCAAAGCTACCGGCGACGTCTATCTGTACGGTAAGGAAATCAACGACGAGACCTATGCCATCTGCAAATCCGACATGATGATTAAGGGCAACAACCCCGAAAACATCAAGGTCGGCTCCACCCTGTCCACCGATGAGTTCGCCGCCCAGCGCTTTGATTTCATGTTATCCAACCCGCCCTACGGCAAAAGCTGGAACAGTGAACTCAAATACATCAAGGACGGCAACGACGTCATCGACCCGCGCTTCAAGGTCGAGCTGAATAATTACTGGGGCACCAGGGAAACCAAAGACGCAACCCCCCGCTCCAATGACGGCCAACTGCTATTCCTGATGGATATGGTGGGCAAGATGAAGTCCACCAAGGACAGTTCCATAGGCTCGCGTATCGCCTCGGTCCACAACGGCTCCAGCCTGTTTGCAGGCGATGCTGGCAGCGGCGAGTCCAACATCCGCCGCCACATCATCGAAAACGACCTGCTCGACACCATCATCCAGTTGCCGAACAACTTGTTCTACAACACCGGCATCACCACCTATATCTGGCTGCTGACCAACGCCAAGCCCGCAGCACGACAGGGCAAGGTGCAACTGATCGACGCCAACCCGCTATTTCGTAAGCTACGCAAAAACCTTGGTGACAAGAACTGCGAATTCGCTCCTGAACATGTCGAAGAAATCACAAGCGCCTATCTTGCTTTCCAATCGGTCGAACGGAAGCTGGATGCCAACGGCGACCCCACCGGCATTGCCGTGCAGATCTACGACAACACCGATTTCGGCTATCACAAGGTCACTATCGAGCGCCCCGACCGCCGCCGCGCCCAGTTCAGCGCTGAACGGCTTGCTCCCCTGCGCTTCGATAAATCCCTGCGCGAACCGATGGAGTATCTGTGGGAAGCACACGGTGAGGCGGTCTATGAGCCGGGCTTCCTGAATGCGCATGCTAAGCCGGTCATGGAGTGGTGCGAAGAGCAGGGCATCACCCTGAACGCCAAGGCCCGCGCCAAGTTAATTGATACCGCCAACTGGAAGCGTCTGCGCGAATTGCTCGATCACGGACACCAGTTGATGCAGGCCATCGGTACGGATGAAACTGCCGACTACAACGAGTTTTGTGATCGCATTAGCAAGGTGCTGAAGACCCGAAAGATCAAGCTGTCAGCGACCGAGAAGAACGCCATCTTGAATGCGGTGAGCTGGTATGCCGAGGACGCAGAAAAGGTGATAGACAAATCTCTTCGCTTTACCGACCTGGAGCTCGCATCGGTAGCTGCGCAGCTAGGCTGCGACGTATCAGCGCTAGGCGATTTTGGCTTTTATGCACAGGCCGATGGCACCTGGCTGACCTACGCCTCAAACACCGACCTCCGCGACAGCGAGTCTGTGCCGCTGAAGGACAGCATTCACGGCTACTTCCTGGCCGAGGTGAGGCCCTATGTCGAAGAGGCCTGGATCAACCTCGACTCGGTCAAAATCGGATACGAGATCAGCTTCAACAAATACTTCCACTATCACAAGCCGCTGCGGAGTTTGGGCGAAGTTACGGCGGATATTCTGACGCTGGAGCAGCAGGCTGACGGACTGATCTCGGATATTTTGGGTGTCCCGATGGCGGCGTTGTCGGAGGTGGGATGA
- a CDS encoding type I restriction endonuclease subunit R, with product MVSNTREVALEQAIQKYLTGWTTEELAGKPVPVGGGPYSIGLPGDFNAQYALDTAMFWQFLESTQGKELAKLQSRNPSDWQAKILERFDRMIKRHGLLHLLKKGLSVDDAFFSLMYPAPLASSAPRIHENFAANIWSITRQVRYSQSNPLEEIDMVLFLNGIPLVTVELKNAWTGQTARFHGQKQYHEKRDATQPLLQFGRALVHMAVDTDEVFMTTKLTGASTFFLPFNKGHNNGEGNPPNPSGHKTAYLWEEVFLPASLAGIIQHFVLLEGKATDPLAKKSLIFPRYQQLDVVRRLLDHASTNGVGHSYLIQHSAGSGKSNSITWAAYQLIDAYPNSVGLPGAKGLDQPLFDSVIVVTDRRLLDKQLRDNIKDFSEVKNIVAPALRSADLKSALENGKKIIITTIQKFPFIIDGIADLSEKRFAVIIDEAHSGQSGQAHDTMNRAMGAGDTDLDEDDPQDRILAAMQSRKMRGNASYLAFTATPKATTLEKFGEQQSDRSFKPFHLYSMKQAIEEGFILNVLANYTTYKSYYEIQKSVEGNPLFDTQKAQKKLRAYVERSQHTINTKAEIMLDHFIPQVVNAKKLRGKAKGMIITQNIESAIRYYKAVNKLLDAQGTPFKALIAFSGEKTVDGLKHTEAEMNGFPESETREKFDTDDYRLLIVANKYLTGFDQPKLAAMYVDKKLQFVLAVQALSRLNRSAPKLGKRTEDLFILDFFNSVDDIKTAFDPFYTVTTLSEATDVNVLHELKDALDQVGVYEWQEVEDFVTRYFAGEDAQALSPIIDVAANRFNTELELLDPEKIDFKIKAKQFVKIYGQMASIIPFEVLVWEKLFWLLKFLIPKLMIEDPNQDMLDELLEAVDLSSYGLERTKLNQEIGLDDSDTELTPQNPNPRGNRDGDPETDPLDEIIRSFNERWFHGWSATPEEQRVKFVNIVNSIRAHPDYTAKYEDNADPYNRGLALEKMLQDVMLKRRKDELELYKLFASDPAFKAAWSQNIEQVLKKNLDNQASA from the coding sequence ATGGTCAGCAATACTAGGGAAGTTGCACTCGAGCAGGCGATTCAGAAATATCTGACCGGCTGGACGACCGAAGAGCTGGCAGGCAAGCCCGTGCCGGTTGGCGGCGGCCCCTATAGCATCGGCCTGCCCGGTGACTTCAACGCCCAGTATGCGCTAGACACTGCCATGTTCTGGCAGTTTTTGGAGTCGACACAGGGCAAGGAGCTGGCCAAGCTGCAATCGCGCAACCCATCAGATTGGCAAGCTAAGATCCTTGAGCGCTTTGATCGGATGATCAAAAGGCACGGCCTGCTGCATCTGCTGAAAAAGGGTCTATCGGTCGATGACGCGTTCTTCTCACTGATGTACCCCGCTCCGCTGGCCAGCTCTGCCCCCCGCATCCACGAAAACTTCGCTGCCAATATTTGGAGCATCACTCGACAGGTCCGCTATTCGCAGAGTAACCCTCTGGAAGAAATCGACATGGTACTGTTCCTGAACGGCATACCCTTGGTCACGGTCGAGTTAAAGAACGCCTGGACTGGGCAAACTGCCCGCTTTCATGGCCAGAAGCAGTACCACGAAAAACGCGACGCCACCCAGCCTCTGCTGCAATTTGGCCGCGCACTTGTGCATATGGCGGTGGACACCGACGAGGTGTTCATGACCACCAAGCTTACCGGGGCCTCGACTTTCTTTCTGCCGTTCAACAAGGGCCACAACAATGGCGAGGGCAACCCGCCGAACCCCAGCGGCCACAAGACCGCCTATCTGTGGGAAGAGGTGTTCCTGCCCGCCAGCCTTGCGGGCATCATCCAGCATTTCGTTCTGCTGGAGGGCAAAGCCACCGATCCGCTGGCGAAGAAATCGCTGATCTTCCCGCGCTATCAGCAGTTGGACGTGGTGCGCCGCTTGCTGGACCACGCGTCCACCAACGGTGTCGGCCACAGCTATCTGATCCAGCATTCGGCGGGATCAGGCAAATCGAACTCGATCACCTGGGCGGCCTATCAGCTGATCGACGCGTACCCCAATAGCGTCGGCCTCCCTGGCGCCAAGGGCCTAGACCAGCCCTTGTTTGACTCGGTTATTGTGGTGACGGACCGGCGCTTGCTCGATAAGCAGCTGCGCGACAACATCAAGGACTTCTCTGAGGTCAAGAACATCGTCGCCCCAGCGCTGCGTTCAGCCGACCTAAAATCCGCGCTGGAGAACGGCAAGAAGATCATCATCACGACAATTCAGAAGTTCCCCTTCATCATTGATGGCATTGCGGACCTAAGCGAAAAACGATTCGCCGTGATCATCGACGAGGCGCACAGCGGTCAAAGCGGCCAGGCCCATGACACCATGAACCGCGCGATGGGTGCCGGGGACACCGACCTGGACGAGGATGATCCGCAAGACCGAATCCTGGCGGCGATGCAGTCCCGCAAAATGCGCGGTAACGCGTCCTATCTGGCCTTTACCGCAACGCCTAAGGCGACCACGCTTGAGAAGTTTGGCGAACAGCAATCCGACAGGAGCTTCAAGCCATTCCATCTTTACAGCATGAAGCAGGCCATTGAAGAGGGTTTCATCCTCAATGTGCTGGCTAACTACACGACCTATAAAAGCTATTACGAAATCCAGAAGTCCGTGGAGGGAAACCCGCTTTTTGACACCCAGAAGGCTCAGAAGAAGCTGCGGGCCTATGTCGAACGCAGCCAGCACACGATCAACACCAAGGCCGAGATTATGCTGGACCATTTCATCCCACAGGTCGTGAATGCCAAGAAGCTTCGCGGCAAGGCCAAGGGGATGATCATTACCCAGAATATCGAATCCGCAATCCGTTATTACAAGGCTGTAAACAAGCTGCTCGACGCACAAGGAACCCCGTTTAAGGCGTTGATCGCTTTTTCGGGAGAGAAGACCGTCGATGGGTTGAAGCACACCGAAGCCGAAATGAACGGCTTTCCTGAAAGTGAGACGCGGGAAAAGTTCGACACTGACGACTATCGGCTGCTGATCGTGGCCAACAAGTATCTGACCGGGTTTGACCAGCCCAAGCTGGCTGCGATGTATGTGGACAAGAAGCTGCAGTTCGTCCTAGCCGTCCAAGCCCTGTCTCGCCTGAACCGTTCGGCCCCAAAGTTGGGCAAGCGAACGGAAGATCTGTTCATCCTCGACTTCTTCAACAGCGTCGATGACATCAAGACGGCCTTCGATCCCTTCTACACCGTGACAACGCTGTCCGAGGCGACCGACGTCAACGTGTTGCACGAGCTGAAGGACGCACTGGACCAAGTTGGAGTATACGAGTGGCAGGAGGTCGAAGACTTCGTCACACGTTATTTTGCCGGTGAAGATGCCCAGGCCCTCAGCCCGATCATCGATGTTGCAGCCAATCGCTTCAACACTGAGTTGGAGTTGCTGGACCCCGAGAAGATCGACTTCAAGATCAAGGCCAAGCAGTTCGTGAAGATCTACGGTCAGATGGCGTCGATCATCCCGTTTGAAGTGCTGGTGTGGGAAAAGCTGTTCTGGCTGCTGAAGTTTCTGATTCCCAAGCTCATGATCGAAGATCCCAATCAGGATATGCTCGACGAACTGCTTGAGGCCGTTGACCTGTCATCGTATGGCTTGGAGCGCACGAAGCTGAACCAGGAAATCGGCCTCGACGATTCCGACACGGAACTGACGCCGCAAAACCCGAACCCACGCGGCAACCGCGACGGCGATCCGGAAACTGATCCGCTGGATGAAATCATTCGCAGCTTCAACGAGCGGTGGTTTCATGGCTGGAGCGCGACGCCTGAGGAGCAACGTGTCAAGTTCGTCAACATCGTCAACAGCATCCGCGCACACCCGGACTACACAGCCAAGTACGAGGACAATGCTGACCCTTACAATCGCGGCCTCGCATTGGAAAAGATGCTCCAGGACGTGATGCTGAAAAGGCGAAAGGACGAGCTGGAGCTCTATAAGCTGTTTGCCTCTGATCCGGCGTTCAAAGCGGCATGGAGCCAGAACATCGAGCAGGTGCTCAAAAAGAACTTGGACAATCAGGCCAGCGCATAA
- a CDS encoding Kiwa anti-phage protein KwaB-like domain-containing protein produces MADLLALKAFDVLNSTVTLWVFKRSTRAGKIVYTGRWVETSELLDAKIKENVNAAVQSVEEIREYSLLAENNETSVLSIPADETHAGQLIQECVARDEKKVKKLKDIQNAHFYAIRLTLDDQNSLYAVKSTDDSWKLKKLAGAYRAVFKDNALDIDNTPTFNISKSIDFFIFDGDVIAKQKNKTESILSYKEAHKEDFGLLKLEPKFSSLFSSMDEIDAYVGNNKIQLRRASAIKQKAHYNNDVYIQNIRNNAVEMQLLIDFDLNGKIVPSAESCKYIFLALLNHRLFSRFSGEYYDVQNIENI; encoded by the coding sequence ATGGCCGATCTTTTAGCATTGAAAGCGTTTGATGTCCTCAATTCAACTGTTACTCTGTGGGTTTTCAAGAGATCTACTCGCGCGGGTAAAATAGTTTACACAGGGCGCTGGGTTGAGACTTCTGAACTTTTGGATGCTAAAATAAAAGAAAATGTCAATGCTGCAGTCCAAAGTGTCGAAGAAATTCGAGAATACTCGCTGCTCGCCGAAAATAACGAAACTAGTGTCTTGTCGATTCCAGCAGATGAAACACATGCAGGACAATTGATACAAGAGTGCGTGGCTCGCGATGAAAAGAAGGTGAAAAAACTTAAAGATATACAGAATGCCCATTTTTATGCAATAAGGCTTACTCTTGATGATCAAAATTCTCTCTATGCAGTAAAATCGACCGATGACTCTTGGAAGTTAAAGAAGCTGGCTGGCGCATATAGGGCGGTATTCAAAGACAATGCTCTGGATATCGATAATACGCCAACTTTTAATATTTCTAAGAGTATAGATTTTTTCATTTTTGACGGCGATGTAATTGCTAAGCAAAAAAATAAGACGGAGTCAATATTAAGCTATAAAGAGGCTCATAAAGAAGATTTTGGGTTGTTAAAGCTGGAGCCGAAATTTTCATCATTGTTTTCCAGTATGGATGAGATTGATGCCTATGTGGGAAACAATAAGATTCAGTTAAGAAGAGCCTCCGCAATTAAGCAAAAGGCCCACTACAATAATGATGTTTATATACAAAATATTCGTAATAATGCTGTGGAAATGCAACTGCTAATTGATTTTGATTTGAACGGGAAAATAGTGCCAAGCGCCGAAAGTTGTAAGTACATTTTTTTGGCTCTTCTCAATCATCGGTTGTTTTCCCGTTTCTCTGGAGAGTATTACGACGTACAAAATATTGAAAATATTTAA